From the genome of Streptomyces sp. NBC_00659, one region includes:
- a CDS encoding oxidoreductase, which translates to MGGWGAKDMPGQRGRVAVVTGANSGLGLVTARELARGGARVVLACRSETRGREAAERIAAEVPGAEVEFGRLDLGDLASVREFADSFSYDRLDLLVNNAGVMALPYGTTADGFETQFGVNHLGHFALTGLLFPMIVKTPGARIVTVSSMVHALSDIDLDDLDSEKGPYRKWIAYGRSKSANLLFTHELARRLSVVGSDVVAAAAHPGYASTNLQTAGPRLEGRKRAERLMEIGNRVFAQSAESGALPSLYAATAPGVRPDTFVGPSFAMWRGSPATSWRAGRTRDDTRAELLWAASERLTGVTYEGLKG; encoded by the coding sequence ATGGGTGGTTGGGGTGCGAAGGACATGCCCGGGCAGCGGGGGCGGGTCGCCGTCGTCACCGGGGCCAACAGCGGGCTGGGGCTCGTCACCGCGCGCGAGCTGGCGCGCGGCGGGGCCCGGGTGGTGCTCGCCTGCCGCAGCGAGACCCGCGGCAGGGAAGCGGCCGAGCGGATCGCCGCCGAAGTTCCCGGCGCCGAGGTGGAGTTCGGCCGTCTCGACCTCGGGGACCTCGCGTCCGTAAGGGAGTTCGCGGACTCCTTCTCCTACGACCGCCTCGACCTGCTCGTGAACAACGCGGGCGTGATGGCGCTGCCGTACGGAACGACGGCCGACGGATTCGAGACGCAGTTCGGTGTGAACCACCTCGGGCACTTCGCGCTCACCGGGCTGCTGTTCCCCATGATCGTGAAGACCCCCGGCGCGCGGATCGTCACCGTGTCGAGCATGGTCCACGCGCTCTCGGACATCGACCTCGACGACCTCGACAGCGAGAAGGGGCCGTATCGCAAGTGGATCGCCTACGGCCGGTCCAAGAGCGCCAATCTCCTCTTCACGCACGAGCTCGCGCGGCGGCTGTCCGTCGTCGGGTCCGATGTCGTCGCGGCCGCGGCGCACCCCGGGTACGCCTCCACCAACCTGCAGACCGCCGGGCCCCGGCTGGAGGGACGCAAGCGCGCCGAGCGGCTGATGGAGATCGGCAACCGTGTCTTCGCACAGAGCGCCGAGTCCGGCGCCCTGCCGTCGCTGTACGCGGCCACCGCCCCCGGTGTGCGGCCCGACACCTTCGTCGGACCGTCGTTCGCGATGTGGCGCGGCTCGCCCGCGACGTCCTGGCGGGCCGGCCGGACCCGCGACGACACCAGGGCGGAGCTGCTCTGGGCCGCCTCGGAGCGGCTGACGGGCGTCACGTACGAGGGACTCAAGGGCTGA
- the nirB gene encoding nitrite reductase large subunit NirB — protein sequence MSTTATDGGGPRPTIVLVGHGMVGQRFLEALAERGLTATHRVVVLCEEPRPAYDRVALTSYFSGKTPEDLSMTDMEFIRGHGIELHVGDPAESVDRAARTVTARSGLTVGYDTLVLATGSFPFVPPVPGKDAEGCFVYRTIDDLLAIEEYARSRATTGAVVGGGLLGLEAAGALKGLGLTSHIVEFAPRLMPVQVDEGGGAALLRTIEDMGLSVHTGVGTQAIVVGEDGAVTGMKLSDGSELATDLVVFSAGVRPRDQLARDCGLTVGERGGITVDEQCRTVTDPQVFAIGECALAADGRVYGLVAPGYEQAETAAATIAEDERAFTGADLSTKLKLLGVDVASFGDAHGTTEDCLDVVYSDSRAGLYKKLVIGRDGTLLGGILIGDAEAYGTLRAFTGSVPPVSPESLVLPAGAGAPVQLGPSALPDEAVVCSCHNVTKGTIRGAVTEHSCTTVPEVKKCTKAGTGCGSCVKVLGQLVTAELEASGVEVDKGLCGCFGQTREELYEIVLALRIASYRTLLDRYGREDARGGDGCEVCKPAVGSIIASLAPTIGADGYVLDGEQAALQDTNDHFLANLQKNGSYSIVPRIPGGEITPEKLIVIGEVARDFGLYTKITGGQRIDLFGARVEQLPLIWARLVDAGFESGHAYGKSLRTVKSCVGQTWCRYGVQDSVRMAIDLELRYRGLRSPHKLKSAVSGCARECAEAQSKDFGIIATSNGWNLYVGGNGGATPRHADLLAQDLSDAELVRLIDRFLMFYIRTADRLERTSTWLERIPGGLDHVREVVVEDSLGICEELESLMTAHVANYRDEWAETINDPEKLGRFVSFVNAPDTPDPVVGFVPERDQIKPDLPLLTIGHRPLEALEGSAQR from the coding sequence ATGTCCACGACCGCTACCGACGGGGGCGGGCCCCGCCCCACGATCGTGCTCGTCGGCCACGGCATGGTCGGCCAGCGCTTCCTCGAAGCGCTCGCCGAACGCGGTCTGACCGCCACACACCGCGTGGTCGTGCTGTGCGAGGAGCCGCGCCCCGCCTACGACCGCGTCGCCCTCACCTCGTACTTCTCCGGGAAGACCCCCGAGGACCTCTCCATGACCGACATGGAGTTCATCCGCGGGCACGGCATCGAGCTGCACGTCGGCGACCCGGCCGAGTCGGTCGACCGGGCCGCGCGCACCGTGACGGCCAGGTCCGGTCTGACGGTCGGCTACGACACCCTCGTTCTGGCCACCGGCTCGTTCCCGTTCGTCCCGCCGGTCCCCGGCAAGGACGCCGAGGGCTGTTTCGTCTACCGCACGATCGACGACCTGCTCGCCATCGAGGAGTACGCGAGGTCGCGGGCGACGACCGGAGCCGTCGTCGGCGGCGGTCTGCTGGGCCTGGAGGCCGCGGGTGCGCTCAAGGGCCTCGGACTCACCAGCCACATCGTGGAGTTCGCGCCCCGTCTGATGCCGGTGCAGGTCGACGAGGGCGGCGGGGCCGCGCTCCTGCGCACGATCGAGGACATGGGCCTGTCCGTCCACACGGGCGTGGGCACACAGGCGATCGTGGTCGGCGAGGACGGCGCTGTCACCGGAATGAAGCTGTCCGACGGCTCCGAACTCGCCACCGACCTGGTGGTGTTCTCCGCCGGTGTCCGCCCCCGCGACCAACTGGCCCGCGACTGCGGTCTGACGGTCGGCGAGCGCGGCGGCATCACCGTCGACGAGCAGTGCCGTACGGTCACCGATCCTCAGGTGTTCGCGATCGGCGAGTGCGCGCTGGCGGCGGACGGCCGGGTGTACGGCCTGGTGGCGCCCGGCTACGAGCAGGCGGAGACGGCCGCGGCGACCATCGCCGAGGACGAGAGGGCGTTCACGGGCGCGGACCTGTCCACCAAGCTCAAGCTGCTCGGCGTCGACGTGGCGTCCTTCGGCGACGCCCACGGCACCACCGAGGACTGCCTGGACGTCGTCTACTCCGACTCCCGCGCGGGCCTGTACAAGAAGCTGGTCATCGGCCGGGACGGCACACTGCTCGGCGGCATCCTGATCGGCGACGCGGAGGCGTACGGAACGCTGCGCGCCTTCACCGGCTCGGTCCCGCCGGTCTCCCCGGAGTCCCTGGTCCTGCCGGCGGGGGCGGGCGCCCCCGTGCAGCTCGGCCCGTCCGCGCTGCCGGACGAGGCGGTCGTCTGCTCCTGCCACAACGTCACCAAGGGCACGATCCGCGGCGCGGTGACCGAGCACTCCTGCACCACCGTGCCCGAGGTCAAGAAGTGCACCAAGGCCGGTACGGGCTGCGGCAGTTGCGTCAAGGTGCTCGGCCAGCTGGTCACCGCCGAGCTGGAGGCGAGCGGCGTCGAGGTCGACAAGGGCCTGTGCGGCTGCTTCGGACAGACCCGCGAGGAGCTGTACGAGATCGTCCTGGCGCTCAGGATCGCCTCGTACCGGACGCTGCTGGACCGGTACGGCCGCGAGGACGCCCGGGGCGGTGACGGCTGCGAGGTCTGCAAGCCCGCCGTGGGTTCGATCATCGCCTCCCTCGCCCCCACGATCGGCGCCGACGGCTACGTCCTGGACGGCGAACAGGCCGCGCTCCAGGACACCAACGACCACTTCCTCGCCAACCTCCAGAAGAACGGCTCGTACTCGATCGTGCCGCGCATCCCCGGCGGCGAGATCACTCCCGAGAAGCTCATCGTGATCGGCGAGGTGGCACGGGACTTCGGGCTCTACACGAAGATCACCGGCGGTCAGCGCATCGACCTGTTCGGTGCGCGGGTGGAGCAACTCCCGCTGATCTGGGCACGGCTGGTGGACGCCGGCTTCGAGTCCGGGCACGCGTACGGCAAGTCGCTGCGGACGGTGAAGTCCTGCGTCGGACAGACCTGGTGCCGGTACGGCGTGCAGGACTCGGTGCGGATGGCGATCGACCTGGAGCTGCGCTACCGGGGTCTGCGGTCCCCGCACAAGCTCAAGTCGGCGGTCTCCGGGTGCGCCCGCGAGTGCGCCGAGGCCCAGTCCAAGGACTTCGGCATCATCGCCACCTCCAACGGCTGGAACCTCTACGTCGGCGGCAACGGCGGCGCGACCCCACGCCACGCCGACCTGCTGGCCCAGGACCTGTCGGACGCCGAACTGGTCCGTCTGATCGACCGCTTCCTGATGTTCTACATCCGCACCGCGGACCGCCTGGAGCGCACCTCGACCTGGCTGGAGCGGATTCCCGGCGGCCTCGACCACGTCCGCGAGGTGGTCGTGGAGGACTCGCTCGGCATCTGCGAGGAGCTGGAGTCGCTGATGACCGCGCATGTCGCGAACTACCGGGACGAGTGGGCCGAGACCATCAACGACCCGGAGAAGCTGGGCCGGTTCGTGTCGTTCGTGAACGCCCCCGACACCCCGGACCCGGTCGTCGGCTTCGTTCCCGAGCGCGACCAGATCAAGCCCGACCTGCCGCTGCTGACCATCGGACACCGACCCCTGGAAGCCCTGGAAGGAAGTGCCCAGCGATGA
- a CDS encoding NAD(P)H-binding protein: MIVVTGATGNVGRSLVQALALAGERVTAVSRGTAPVDLPRGTGHVLADLTAPETLRPALDGAEALFLHDGGAGGHGLDPRAVLDKTRNAGVRRVVLLSSQGVVTRPESPSHGGVMRAIEEAVRESGLAWTILRPGGFASNACAWVESVRAERIVAAPFGDVAIPVIDPADIAEVAAVALRKDEHTGHVYELNGPAAVTPRQQAEAIGAALGEPVRFVELTRAEAHARMAAFMPEPVVETTLAVLSEPNAAELRLSPDVERVLGRTPRPFAEWARRNVEAFR, encoded by the coding sequence ATGATCGTGGTGACAGGTGCCACCGGGAACGTCGGGCGGTCGCTGGTGCAGGCCCTGGCGTTGGCCGGGGAACGGGTGACGGCGGTGTCGAGGGGGACAGCCCCGGTCGACCTGCCGAGGGGGACCGGACATGTGTTGGCCGACCTGACCGCGCCGGAGACCCTGCGGCCCGCCCTCGACGGCGCCGAAGCCCTGTTCCTGCACGACGGCGGCGCGGGTGGCCACGGGCTCGACCCGCGAGCCGTCCTGGACAAGACCAGGAACGCCGGGGTCCGGCGGGTGGTACTGCTGTCCTCGCAGGGCGTGGTGACCAGGCCGGAGTCGCCCTCGCACGGAGGCGTCATGCGGGCGATCGAGGAAGCGGTGCGAGAGTCGGGCCTGGCCTGGACGATCCTGCGGCCCGGCGGCTTCGCGTCCAACGCCTGTGCCTGGGTGGAGTCTGTACGCGCCGAGCGGATCGTCGCCGCGCCGTTCGGTGACGTCGCGATCCCGGTGATCGATCCGGCGGACATCGCGGAGGTCGCGGCCGTGGCCCTGCGCAAGGACGAACACACGGGTCACGTCTACGAGTTGAACGGGCCCGCGGCCGTCACGCCCCGGCAGCAGGCCGAGGCGATCGGCGCGGCCCTCGGCGAGCCGGTGCGGTTCGTGGAGCTGACCCGGGCCGAGGCGCACGCGCGGATGGCCGCGTTCATGCCGGAGCCGGTCGTAGAGACCACGCTGGCCGTACTCTCCGAGCCCAACGCCGCCGAGCTACGGCTCAGCCCGGACGTCGAGCGGGTACTCGGCCGCACGCCCCGCCCCTTCGCCGAATGGGCCCGCCGTAACGTCGAAGCCTTCCGGTGA
- a CDS encoding NAD(P)/FAD-dependent oxidoreductase translates to MTSNTRVVVIGAGLAGVRLARRLGELGRSALVVGEEEHRPYNRVLLAEVLAGRYAPEVISLPAPPELVRARVTGIDRLARTVRCADGTEIAYDTLVLATGSNPVLPPLRGLFTDLYLASTHGAGDPARFSGRGSGGCPPGPHSTPDHVLPEGVHAFRTMDDCLGLSKALRPGVRAVVVGGGLLGVSAARALAVRGAQVVLTQQAERLMERQLDPSASKLVLRHLLGLGVEVHTECRVRDVRCLGGAVRSVELADGYTLDADLVVLACGVRPRAGLAEKAGLAVHKGVLVDDELRTSDPHIRALGDCAQHDGTVYGLAAPALEQADLLAELLAGDANARYSGTRSLTRLTLTGRDAPSGRTPSGLAPFDLAAFGETEPRPGDDVVQLTDATRGTYRKVVVRDDRLVGGVLVGELGTVGALARAWEGAEPLPADGAPLLHLLTNDGGS, encoded by the coding sequence ATGACCTCGAATACGCGTGTGGTGGTGATCGGCGCCGGCCTCGCGGGCGTCCGGCTCGCCCGGCGGCTCGGTGAGCTCGGCAGGTCCGCGCTGGTCGTCGGCGAGGAGGAACACCGGCCCTACAACCGGGTGCTGCTCGCCGAGGTGCTGGCCGGACGCTACGCGCCGGAGGTGATCTCGCTCCCGGCCCCGCCGGAGCTGGTCCGCGCCCGGGTCACCGGCATCGACCGCCTCGCGCGGACCGTGCGCTGCGCGGACGGTACGGAGATCGCATACGACACGCTGGTCCTGGCCACCGGCTCCAACCCGGTGCTGCCGCCGCTGCGCGGCCTGTTCACGGACCTGTACCTCGCATCGACACACGGGGCAGGCGATCCGGCCCGCTTTTCCGGCCGGGGGTCCGGGGGTTGTCCCCCGGGACCGCACAGCACCCCCGACCACGTACTGCCCGAGGGCGTCCACGCGTTCCGCACCATGGACGACTGCCTGGGCCTGTCGAAGGCGCTGCGGCCGGGGGTACGGGCGGTCGTCGTCGGCGGCGGTCTGCTGGGCGTCTCCGCCGCCCGGGCGCTCGCCGTGCGCGGCGCCCAGGTGGTCCTCACCCAGCAGGCCGAGCGGCTCATGGAGCGCCAGCTCGACCCGAGCGCCTCGAAGCTGGTGCTGCGGCATCTGCTCGGCCTCGGCGTCGAGGTGCACACCGAGTGCCGGGTACGGGACGTGCGCTGCCTGGGCGGCGCGGTCCGCTCGGTGGAACTGGCCGACGGCTACACGCTCGACGCCGACCTGGTGGTGCTGGCCTGCGGGGTGCGTCCGCGCGCGGGCCTGGCCGAGAAGGCCGGTCTCGCCGTCCACAAGGGCGTCCTCGTCGACGACGAACTGCGCACCAGCGACCCGCACATACGCGCCCTCGGTGACTGCGCCCAGCACGACGGCACGGTCTACGGTCTCGCCGCCCCCGCCCTCGAACAGGCGGACCTGCTGGCCGAACTGCTCGCGGGGGACGCGAACGCCCGCTACTCCGGCACCCGTTCCCTGACCCGGCTCACCCTGACCGGACGGGACGCCCCCTCCGGACGCACCCCCTCCGGCCTCGCCCCCTTCGACCTGGCCGCGTTCGGCGAGACCGAACCACGCCCGGGCGACGACGTCGTCCAGCTCACGGACGCCACCCGCGGCACCTACCGCAAGGTCGTCGTCCGCGACGACCGCCTGGTCGGCGGGGTTCTCGTCGGCGAACTCGGCACCGTCGGCGCGCTCGCCCGCGCCTGGGAGGGAGCCGAGCCGCTCCCCGCGGACGGCGCCCCCCTGCTCCACCTGCTCACCAACGATGGAGGCTCCTGA
- the nirD gene encoding nitrite reductase small subunit NirD has translation MTLAPETTRPTTALTLQLLLEGGWFTVCELSLLTPGRGVAALLPDGRQVALFTDRAGRTYAIDNRDPFSGAAVLSRGLTGTHRGRPFVASPLLKQRFDLESGRCLDDEEVRVETYEVRAA, from the coding sequence ATGACCCTGGCACCCGAGACGACCCGGCCGACGACGGCCCTCACGCTCCAGCTCCTGCTGGAGGGCGGCTGGTTCACGGTCTGCGAGCTGTCCCTGCTGACCCCGGGGCGGGGCGTCGCCGCCCTCCTCCCGGACGGCCGCCAGGTCGCCCTGTTCACCGACCGCGCGGGACGGACGTACGCGATCGACAACCGTGATCCGTTCAGCGGGGCGGCGGTGCTCTCCCGCGGGCTGACCGGAACCCACCGGGGCCGCCCGTTCGTCGCCTCGCCGCTGCTCAAGCAGCGCTTCGACCTGGAGTCCGGGCGGTGCCTGGACGACGAGGAGGTACGGGTGGAGACGTACGAGGTGCGGGCCGCCTGA
- a CDS encoding sulfite exporter TauE/SafE family protein, with translation MPDISLTMLLVLCAAALAAGWIDAVVGGGGLLLLPAMLLGLPTGTSAAYALGTNKAVAIVGTAGAAVTYARKTPVDVRLAVRIGLAALAGSTGGAFVAAGLSTDVLKPVVMVVLLAVGTFVILRPAFGTAPPTTPVSARRVLAAIGLAGLGIGFYDGLIGPGTGTFLVLALTALLHLDLVTASATAKIVNCCTNAGALATFAWKGTVFWELAALMAVFNLAGGMVGARTALKQGSGFVRAVLLTVVFALVANMAYQQWLA, from the coding sequence ATGCCCGACATATCGCTGACCATGCTTCTTGTGCTCTGCGCCGCCGCTCTGGCGGCCGGCTGGATCGACGCGGTGGTCGGCGGCGGAGGGCTGCTCCTGCTGCCCGCCATGCTGCTCGGACTGCCCACCGGTACCTCGGCGGCGTACGCGCTCGGCACGAACAAGGCGGTCGCGATCGTCGGCACCGCGGGCGCCGCGGTGACGTACGCGCGCAAGACACCCGTGGACGTGCGGCTGGCCGTACGGATCGGCCTCGCGGCCCTCGCCGGTTCGACCGGGGGCGCGTTCGTCGCGGCCGGGCTGAGCACCGACGTGCTCAAGCCGGTCGTCATGGTCGTCCTGCTCGCCGTCGGTACCTTCGTGATCCTGCGGCCCGCCTTCGGCACGGCGCCGCCGACCACCCCGGTCAGCGCGCGCCGCGTCCTCGCCGCGATCGGCCTGGCGGGCCTCGGCATCGGCTTCTACGACGGGCTCATCGGCCCCGGCACGGGCACGTTCCTCGTCCTCGCCCTCACCGCGCTGCTCCACCTCGACCTGGTGACGGCCTCCGCCACCGCAAAGATCGTCAACTGCTGCACCAACGCCGGCGCCCTCGCGACCTTCGCCTGGAAGGGCACGGTGTTCTGGGAGCTGGCCGCGCTGATGGCCGTGTTCAATCTGGCGGGCGGCATGGTGGGGGCGCGGACCGCGCTCAAGCAGGGCAGCGGGTTCGTCCGGGCGGTCCTGCTGACGGTGGTGTTCGCGCTGGTGGCGAACATGGCGTACCAGCAGTGGCTCGCCTGA
- a CDS encoding LCP family protein → MDTQGGSNIDPADQWVLDPETGEYRLETGADGAPAATVPGQRRRRARREGERRPVPEPGEGTRRGSVRSRKAKRSTKRKVLTWTAGTLGFVLLAGSAGAYMLYRHFNDNISTVDVGTAGSKNATSDDAVNILVIGTDSRIGLGGKYGDAGSPGHADTTILFHVAKDRSNATAMSIPRDMVTGIPDCPTKQKDGSTKTIKGTPEAPFGPRFNESLGQAGRDPGCTMRTVSQLTGLPVDHFILVDFEAVKTLSTAVGGVPICLTHAIDDTDRQGQGSHLRLAAGPHTVQGEQALQFVRTRHSLKNGSDLDRIDLQKQFLGSMIRQMKSRNTLTDPGKLFKLANAATKSLTVDTGIGGVGKLTDLAKDLNRVDSEHITFTTFPVVDNPAEGKNHRTVVADGTRAPELLAAIKNDVSLTEVTKKPKASDAKLQGSKADPSRVRVLVYNGGGPQGAAQTTLQWLQNTKGVAHSTNGGNAPGARQDRTTLAYGPDQADQARALAAMVGLPASALHPGKDGSGPGTDMTLVLGRDFQGPGVPLTGAAKPPAGIPQSHADKNVCVG, encoded by the coding sequence GTGGACACGCAAGGCGGCAGCAACATCGACCCCGCGGACCAGTGGGTCCTCGACCCCGAGACCGGTGAGTACCGGCTGGAGACAGGAGCCGATGGCGCTCCGGCCGCCACGGTGCCGGGGCAGCGAAGGAGGCGCGCGCGCCGCGAGGGGGAACGGCGGCCCGTCCCGGAGCCGGGCGAGGGCACTCGCCGCGGCTCGGTGAGATCCCGGAAAGCCAAGCGGTCCACGAAGCGGAAGGTCCTGACGTGGACCGCGGGGACGCTGGGCTTCGTACTGCTGGCGGGCAGTGCCGGGGCCTACATGCTGTACCGGCACTTCAACGACAACATCAGCACGGTGGACGTCGGCACGGCGGGAAGCAAGAACGCGACCAGCGACGACGCGGTGAACATCCTGGTCATCGGCACCGACAGCCGAATAGGCCTGGGCGGGAAGTACGGAGACGCCGGGAGCCCGGGCCACGCCGACACCACGATCCTCTTCCATGTGGCGAAGGACCGGTCGAACGCGACGGCGATGAGCATTCCGCGCGACATGGTCACCGGCATCCCGGACTGCCCGACCAAGCAGAAGGACGGCTCCACCAAGACGATCAAGGGGACGCCCGAAGCGCCGTTCGGCCCGCGCTTCAACGAGAGTCTCGGTCAGGCGGGCCGCGACCCGGGCTGCACCATGCGGACCGTCAGCCAGCTCACCGGCCTGCCGGTCGACCACTTCATCCTGGTCGACTTCGAGGCCGTGAAGACCCTCTCCACGGCTGTCGGAGGCGTCCCGATCTGCCTCACCCACGCCATCGACGACACGGACCGCCAGGGCCAGGGCTCCCATCTGCGCCTGGCCGCCGGCCCGCACACGGTCCAGGGCGAACAGGCTCTGCAGTTCGTCAGGACCCGTCACTCGCTGAAGAACGGCAGCGACCTGGACCGCATCGACCTGCAGAAGCAGTTCCTGGGTTCGATGATCCGTCAGATGAAGTCCCGCAACACCCTCACCGATCCCGGGAAGCTCTTCAAACTGGCGAACGCGGCCACCAAGTCGCTCACGGTGGACACCGGGATCGGCGGCGTCGGCAAGCTCACCGACCTCGCCAAGGATCTCAACCGGGTCGATTCCGAGCACATCACCTTCACGACGTTCCCGGTCGTCGACAATCCGGCCGAGGGGAAGAATCACAGGACCGTGGTGGCCGACGGGACCAGGGCGCCCGAGCTCCTCGCGGCGATCAAGAACGACGTCTCGCTGACCGAGGTCACGAAGAAGCCCAAGGCCTCGGACGCCAAGCTCCAGGGCTCCAAGGCGGACCCGTCGCGGGTGCGGGTCCTCGTCTACAACGGGGGTGGCCCCCAGGGCGCGGCGCAGACCACCCTGCAGTGGCTGCAGAACACCAAGGGCGTCGCCCACTCCACCAACGGCGGCAACGCCCCCGGGGCGCGGCAGGACCGTACGACCCTGGCCTACGGGCCCGACCAGGCCGACCAGGCCCGGGCCCTCGCCGCGATGGTGGGCCTGCCCGCCTCGGCGCTCCACCCCGGCAAGGACGGCTCAGGACCCGGCACCGACATGACACTTGTCCTCGGACGCGACTTCCAAGGCCCCGGAGTGCCTCTCACCGGCGCGGCCAAGCCCCCGGCCGGCATCCCGCAGTCGCATGCCGACAAGAACGTGTGCGTCGGCTGA